AGCACCTTGTTGAGCGCGGAGGTGATCATGCCGAAACCGGCCGAGAACAGCCGAGCCGGGCCGCGTGCCGGCGCGAGGAGCAGCCGGATGAGCCGTCCGTCGAGCAGCGACGAGAGCCGCTCGGGAGCGTCGAGGAAGTCGAGCGCCGACCGTGACGGGGGCGTGTCCACGACGATGAGGTCCCAGCGGCGCTCGCTGCCGTCCGCGCTGTCCGCCCCGCCGGCGACGGCCTCGGCGTGGAGCTGACCGAGCTTCTCCATCGCCATGTACTCCTGGGTGCCGGCGAACGAGCTCGACAGCGCGACGTAGAACGGGTTCTCGAAGATCTGGGCCGCCTTCTCCGGCGAGGCGTGCGCCACCACGACCTCGTCGAACGTCCGCTTCATGTCCAGCATCATCGCGTCGAGCGACCCGCCGTCCGCGCCGGCGTCGGTGACGGGCCGGGGGACGTTGTCGAGCGCGGTCAGCCCCAGCGACTGGGCCAGGCGCCGCGCCGGATCGATCGTGAGGACGCACACCTTGCGTCCGCGCTCCGCTGCCCGCAGGGCGATGGCCGCGGCCGTCGTCGTCTTGCCGACGCCGCCGGCGCCGCAGCAGACGACGATCTCGATCGTGTGGTCGTCGATGATCGCGTCGACGTCGAGCGCGGTCGCGGGGTCGACACCGGCGCCGTCGATCCGGCGGGAACGCGTACGACTCCTGCTCATCGCACGCCACCCTCCACGAGACGCCGGCCCAGCTCGTACAGGCCACCGAGGTCGATGCCGTCCTCCAGGTGCGGCAGCTCCACCACGGGTGCGCCGGCCTCGGTGAGCACGGCGCGCTGGCGTGCCTGGAGTCGTTGGCGCGCGACGTGCTCGCGGCCCTCCACCAGGAGCCCGTCACCGGCGTCGGGAGAGAGGTCGAGCTCGACCCGGCCGAGACTCTTCGTGACGGCCGCGGAGGTGAGCGCGCCGGACGCGATCCTCTCGGCGGCCTCCTCGTCGAGCGGTGACGGCAGCACCTGGTTGACGATGACGTGCCCGACCCCGAGAGCGGCGTCGTTCAGCTCGTTGATCGCATCCATCGTCTCCTGCACCGGCATCTCCTCGAGCAGAGCCACCAGGTGCACTGCCGTGCGCTGCGAGCGCATCATCGTCATGATCGAGTCGGCCTGGCGGCGTACGGGGCCGACCTTGGCGAGCCCGGCGACCTCCTCGTTCACGTTGAGGAACCGCGTGATCCGACCGGTCGGCGGTGCGTCGAGCACGACGGCGTCGTAGACGTAGGCGCCGTGGTCGTCACGACGGCGTACGGCCTCGTACACCTTGCCGGTCAGCAGCACGTCGCGGACGCCCGGAGCGATCGTGGTGGCGAAGTCGATCACGCCGAACCGGTCGAGCGCCTTGCCGGCGCGTCCGAGCCGGTAGAACATCGCGAGGTACTCGAGGAGGGCCTCCTCGGCGTCGATCGCCAGCGCGTACACCGCGCCGTCGTCGGTGGCCGCGACCTGTCGCTCCTCGTACGGCAGGGGTGGGACGTCGAAGAGCTGCGCGATGCCCTGCCGCCCCTCGACCTCGCACAGCAGGACCGTGCGTCCCTGGGCGGCGAGGCCGAGCGCCAGCGCGGCGGCGACGGTGCTCTTGCCCGTCCCGCCCTTGCCCGTCACCACGTGGAGTCGCTTCTCGCCGGCCACGATGTCGAGCGTAGAGGGTGACCCGTGAGCGGGTACGGATACAGTCGATCCATGACGCAGTGGGAGTATCTGACAGCACCGGTCCTCGTGCACTCGACGAAGGCGATCCTCGACAACTTCGGTCGGGATGGCTGGGAGCTCGTGCAGATCGTGCCCGGCATGAACCCCGAGAACCTCGTGGCGTACTTCAAGCGCCCGGTCGAAGGCTCCTGATGCCGACCCCGGCGGAGAACCTCGCCGCGCTCGGCCTGACGCTTCCCGAGGTCGTGCCGCCCGTGGCGGCGTACGCACCCGCGGTGCGCACCGGCTCGTACGTGTACACGGCCGGCCAGCTGCCGATGCGTGACGGCGAGCTCATCACCACCGGCAAGGTCGGTGCGGACGTGACCGCGGAGGAGGCGCAGGAGTGCGCCCGCCAGTGCGCCCTCAACGGCCTGGCCGCCGTCGCGTCGCAGGTCGACGGTGACCTCACCCGGGTGGCACGCGTCGTGAAGGCGGTCGTGTTCGTGGCGAGCACCCCCGACTTCACCGGGCAGCCGACCGTCGCCAACGGTGCCAGCGAGCTCCTCGCCGCGGTCTTCGGAGACGCAGGCGTCCACGCCCGCAGCGCCGTGGGCGTGACTGTCCTGCCGCTCGACGCCCCGGTGGAGGTCGAGCTCGTCGTCGAGCTCACCGCATGACGATGCGGGTGCCGATGCCGCCCTCCATCGCCGAGCACGCCACTCGGCAGGGTGAGGTGGCGACGCCGCGTGACGCCGCGACGGTGGTCCTGCTGCGCGACGGCACCGCGGGCGTCGAGGCGTACCTGATGCGCCGACAGCGCTCGATGGCGTTCGCACCCGGCATGTACGTCTTCCCTGGCGGCGGCGTCGATCCTCGTGACTCCGACACCGACGTCGCCTGGGCGGGTCCGAGCCCGCAAGCGTGGGCCGAGCGCCTGGGGTGCTCCACCGACGTCGCGCGCGCGCTGGTCTGCGCGGCGGTGCGGGAGACGTACGAGGAGTCCGGGGTGCTGCTCGCCGGACCCGACCCCGACTCGGTGGTCGACGACACCAGCGACGCGGACTGGCAGGCCGACCGTGTCGCGCTGGAGGCCCACACGCTCGCGTTCTCGGACTTCCTGCGGAGGCGCTCGCTGGTGCTCCGCACCGACCTGCTCGCCGCGTGGGCCCACTGGATCACGCCCGGGTTCGAGCCCCGGCGGTTCGACACCCGCTTCTTCGTCGCCGTGCTGCCGGAGGGTCAGCGGGTCGGCACGCTGGCCGCCGAGGCCGACCACGCCTCCTGGATGCTGCTGACTGCCGCGCTCGACTCCGTCGACGCCGGTGACATGGCGATGCTGCCGCCGACGTCGGTCACCTGTCGGGAGCTGACAGAGCTTCCTTCGGCGGCGGCGGCCCTCGACGTGGCGCCGACGCGGCGTATCGTGCCCGTCGAGCCGCGGCTGGTCGAGGTCGAGGGCACCTACTACCTGGAGACGGAGCTGCCGTGACGGGACGGTTCGACGGCGGGGTCGTGAGCGCGTGGGCGACGTGCGTCCGCGAGGACAACCCCGGCCACATGACGCTCGACGGGACCAACACCTGGATCCTCCGGGCACCGGCCGGCGACGGCGGACAGGCGCACGGAGCGCGGTCGATCGTGGTCGACCCGGGTGAGCTCGACGAGCCGCACCTGCGTCGCGTGCTCGAGCTCGCCGCACCGGTGGCCTTCGTGCTGCTGACCCACCGCCACCACGACCACACCGAGGGCGCCGCGCGGTTCGCCGAGCTCGCGGCGGCGCCCGTACGCGCGATCGACCCGTCGCTGTGCCTCGACGCCGACCCGCTGGTCGACGGCGAGACGATCGAGGTGGACGGTCTCCGGCTCGAGGTCGTCGCCTCGCCGGGCCACACGACCGACTCCGTCTCCTTCCTGCTCCGCGACGATGCCGCGCTGCTGTCCGGAGACACGATCCTGGGCCGCGGGACGACGGTGGTCGCTCATCCCGACGGGGCGCTCGGACCGTACCTCGACTCGCTGCGTGTGCTCCGTGCGGCCGTCGACTCGGTCGAGGGCGGCCCGGTGCGGCTGTATCCCGGGCACGGACCGGTGCTGCCGGACGCCGGCGCGGTGATCGACGGATACCGCGCACACCGCGAGGAACGCCTCACCCAGGTCCGCGAAGCGCTCGACGCCGGTGCGGAGTCGGCGGACGACGTCGTACGCACGGTCTACGCG
Above is a genomic segment from Mumia sp. Pv4-285 containing:
- a CDS encoding ArsA family ATPase, encoding MSRSRTRSRRIDGAGVDPATALDVDAIIDDHTIEIVVCCGAGGVGKTTTAAAIALRAAERGRKVCVLTIDPARRLAQSLGLTALDNVPRPVTDAGADGGSLDAMMLDMKRTFDEVVVAHASPEKAAQIFENPFYVALSSSFAGTQEYMAMEKLGQLHAEAVAGGADSADGSERRWDLIVVDTPPSRSALDFLDAPERLSSLLDGRLIRLLLAPARGPARLFSAGFGMITSALNKVLGAQVLTDVQTFVASFDTLFGGFRQRAEATFALLQDRGTAFLVIASPEPDAMREASYFVERLSQDAMPLAGLVVNRMTVPSLALDGDDAHATARRLRGRTRPTADDRVVAALLDVHARGMRVAERERRVVKSFVAAHPRVRRVELPSLATDVHDLAGLAEIGERLAGPAPAPTMVD
- a CDS encoding ArsA family ATPase, with the protein product MAGEKRLHVVTGKGGTGKSTVAAALALGLAAQGRTVLLCEVEGRQGIAQLFDVPPLPYEERQVAATDDGAVYALAIDAEEALLEYLAMFYRLGRAGKALDRFGVIDFATTIAPGVRDVLLTGKVYEAVRRRDDHGAYVYDAVVLDAPPTGRITRFLNVNEEVAGLAKVGPVRRQADSIMTMMRSQRTAVHLVALLEEMPVQETMDAINELNDAALGVGHVIVNQVLPSPLDEEAAERIASGALTSAAVTKSLGRVELDLSPDAGDGLLVEGREHVARQRLQARQRAVLTEAGAPVVELPHLEDGIDLGGLYELGRRLVEGGVR
- a CDS encoding NUDIX hydrolase, with amino-acid sequence MTMRVPMPPSIAEHATRQGEVATPRDAATVVLLRDGTAGVEAYLMRRQRSMAFAPGMYVFPGGGVDPRDSDTDVAWAGPSPQAWAERLGCSTDVARALVCAAVRETYEESGVLLAGPDPDSVVDDTSDADWQADRVALEAHTLAFSDFLRRRSLVLRTDLLAAWAHWITPGFEPRRFDTRFFVAVLPEGQRVGTLAAEADHASWMLLTAALDSVDAGDMAMLPPTSVTCRELTELPSAAAALDVAPTRRIVPVEPRLVEVEGTYYLETELP
- a CDS encoding DUF4177 domain-containing protein, yielding MTQWEYLTAPVLVHSTKAILDNFGRDGWELVQIVPGMNPENLVAYFKRPVEGS
- a CDS encoding RidA family protein → MPTPAENLAALGLTLPEVVPPVAAYAPAVRTGSYVYTAGQLPMRDGELITTGKVGADVTAEEAQECARQCALNGLAAVASQVDGDLTRVARVVKAVVFVASTPDFTGQPTVANGASELLAAVFGDAGVHARSAVGVTVLPLDAPVEVELVVELTA
- a CDS encoding MBL fold metallo-hydrolase produces the protein MTGRFDGGVVSAWATCVREDNPGHMTLDGTNTWILRAPAGDGGQAHGARSIVVDPGELDEPHLRRVLELAAPVAFVLLTHRHHDHTEGAARFAELAAAPVRAIDPSLCLDADPLVDGETIEVDGLRLEVVASPGHTTDSVSFLLRDDAALLSGDTILGRGTTVVAHPDGALGPYLDSLRVLRAAVDSVEGGPVRLYPGHGPVLPDAGAVIDGYRAHREERLTQVREALDAGAESADDVVRTVYADVDPILWPAATLSVRAQLEYLQAAPS